Below is a window of Culturomica massiliensis DNA.
TAAATATCCGGGTAATTATGAGCCCAGGGGACATAAATATATTGTTGATTTTGAATATGAGCCGGTATATACTCTGACATACAGGGTCGGCGGTGTGGTTTTGAAGAAAGAGATTGTACTGGTGCATAATGAAGATCAGGTCGTTATCCGTTATACATTGGTGGATGCCCATTCGGAAACCTTACTTCGTCTGAAGCCGTTCCTGGCATATCGCAATGTGAATAGCCTGTGTAAGGCCAATATGATGGCCAATACGAAATATGAGTTGGTAGAAAACGGCATCCGTTCTAAATTATATAACGGTTTCCCTTACCTGCATATGCAGTTGAGCAAGGGGAATGAGTTTGTTGCGACCCCGGATTGGTATAAGAATATCGAGTATATGGAAGAAGAAAACCGGGGATATGACTTCCGGGAAGATTTATTTGTACCGGGCTATTTTGAAGTACCGATCAAGAAGGGGGAAAGTATTATTTTCTCGGCTTCCACCGTACCTGCAGCAACGGGCAGGCTGAAGAGCAAATTTCAGAAGCTGGTTGATGCCCGTGCTCCCCGAAACAGTTTTGTGAATTGTTTGAAATATTCAGCTTCCCAGTTTGTCGTAAAAGAGGGGAAAGATACGGAGATTATCGCCGGTTATCCGTGGTTCGGAGCCTGGGGACGGGATACATTTATCGCTTTGCCGGGCGTAACATTGTCTGCTGCCGGGGATACCAGGACGTGTAAAGACGTACTCGATACCATGTCGCGTCAGTTGTGCAACGGATTGTTCCCGAATGTCGGAAAAGGCAAGAATGCCGCCTACAATTCCGTAGATGCTCCGATGTGGTATTTTAAGGCATTGCAGGAATACGGCGAGGCAATCGGTGATACGGCATTGATTTGGAAAAATTACGGTTCCAGGATGAAATCTATCCTGACGGCCTATCGTGCAGGAGTCAATGCTTATGTGCAGATGCATGAGAACGGTTTGATATGGGCGGATGAGCCCGGTAAAGCATTGACCTGGATGGATGCCATCGTAAATGGACGTCCGGTAACTCCGAGAGGCGGTTATCAGGTTGAGATCAATGCTTTGTGGTATAATGCCGTTTGCTATACCTTAAAATTGGCACAAGAGGCCGGAGACACGAAATTTGTGAATGCCTGGGAACAGATGCCCGAGCGTATAAAAGACAGTTTCCTGAAAATATTCTGGAACGAAGAAAAAGAGTATCTGGCTGATTATGTAAGCCAGGAGGGACAAAATATATTCGTACGTCCGAATCAGGTCATTGCCTGTTCGTTGGAATATTCCATGCTGACTGATGAAATGAAGCGGAAGATTCTGGACGTTGTAAAGAGAGAGTTGTTGACCCCGAGGGGTTTACGTACTTTGTCGCCGAAAAATCCCAATTACAAGGGATTGTATGGCGGAAGCCAGCCCGATCGGGACGAAGCTTATCATCAGGGAACGGTATGGCCTTGGTTGACGGGACCGTATATTGAGGCTAATTTCAGGCTGTATGGCACGTCTTTTGCATCTAAGGCGAAAGAATTGCTTGCCGGCTTTGAGGAAGACATGACTCTGTACGGTGTATGTTCCGTGTCGGAAGTATATGACGGTAATCCTCCTTATGCACCTAACGGTTGCATCTCGCAGGCCTGGAGTGTTGGGGAAATTCTCAGAGGACTGGCGTTGATCCATAAGTTTGAGAAGGGCGCTTCGAAGGGAAAGAAGAAATAAAGGTTGTTAATTATCAGAAATCAGGAATATATGAAAACAAGAGTTTTAATGTTCGGTTGGGAGTTCCCGCCTCATATTGCCGGGGGATTGGGAACTGCCTGTTTGGGATTGACGAAAGGGCTTGCCAAGCAGGGTGTTGAGGTTTTGTTTGTGATGCCGAAAGCCAGTGGGGATGAGGATCAGAGCGCCGCCAGAATTATCAATGCAAGTGATGTAGAAGCTTTGTTCGACGTTGTCGATATCGAGGAATACTGGAAGAATATCAATTTTATGGAGATCGGGTCGAACCTGATTCCATACATGGATCCGGAACGTTTTGAGAGAGAAGTGAACGAGCAGTTGAAAACCGGTCATCAGGAAAATCGTATCGGTTTTAAGAATAAGTATACATTTTCGGGTAAATATGGGGCAAACCTGATGGAAGAAGTCGCCCGTTATGCTATTGTGGCTGCGACTATCGCCCGTCAGCAGCAGTTTGATGTTATACATGCTCACGACTGGCTGACTTATGCAGCCGGAATTGCTGCTAAGAAAGTATCCGGAAAACCTTTGGTGATTCATGTGCATGCTACCGAATTCGACCGTAGCGGAGAAAACGTGAATCAGTTGGTGTTTGATCTGGAACGTCAGGGTATGCTTGCAGCCGATCGGGTGATTACAGTAAGTAACCTGACCCGTAATATTGTTGTCAATCGTTATGGAATAGATCCGGCAAAAGTGGTGACTGTACATAACGCTGTTGATTTTCAGTCGTATAAAGATATGAATGTGGAACGCGGAGTGAAGGAAAAAGTCGTTACCTTCCTCGGACGTATCACATATCAGAAAGGACCGGAGTATTTTATCGAAGCTGCCCACAAAGTACTGAAGGCATATCCGGATGTACGTTTTGTAATGGCGGGAAGCGGGGATTTGATGAATCGTTCCATCCGAAGGGTCGCTAAATTGAGAATGGCTACTCATTTTCATTTTACGGGATTTCTCCGGGGACAGGATGTACAGAAAATGTTTGCTCAGAGTGACGTATATGTTATGCCCTCTGTTTCCGAACCGTTCGGAATATCTCCGCTGGAAGCTATGCGTTCCGGAGTGCCGACCATTATTTCCAAACAATCCGGAGTAGCGGAAGTGTTGAAACATGCTTTGAAAGTCGATTTCTGGGATGTGGACGCATTGGCAGATGCTATTTACGGTTTGCTGAAATATCCGGCATTATCGCAAATGTCAGGAAGATGCGGTTTGGAAGAAGTAAATACGCTGAAATGGGAAAATGCAGCTTATTTATTGAAGCAAATATACGAAGACGTAAAGAAATAAAACAACAGGGAGACAGGCTTTTATCACGGGGGAACCAATACGAAATAAACAATAAATTGATAATATTATGGATAAGAAGACATTATGCTTGTACTTTCAGGTTCATCAGCCGGTACGCTTAAAAAAATATCACTTTTTTGATATCGGTAAGAGTCATGAATATTATGATGACTTCGCCAATCGGACTATTACCCAAAAAGTAGCTAAACGCTGTTATTTACCGGCTAATAGGATGATGCTGGATCTGATAAAAAAATATGGAAAAAATTTTAAGGTTACTTTTTCCATATCCGGTTTGGCAATCGAACAATTCGAGAAATACGCGCCGGAAGTGATCGATAGTTTTAAGGCATTGGCAAAAACCGGATGTGTAGAATTTCTGGCCGAAACTTATTCACATTCTCTGGCAAGTTTAGTGGATGAGAAAGAATTCAAATTGCAGGTAAAGATGCATGCCGACCTGATTAAAAAACTGTTCGGTTATACCCCTGTGACCTTCCGGAATACGGAGTTGGTATATTCGGACAAGATCGGAGAAATGGTAGCGCATATGGGATATAC
It encodes the following:
- a CDS encoding amylo-alpha-1,6-glucosidase, encoding MAYLKFNKDELVNLEYSLKREVLATNRAGGYMSSTIICCNTRKYHGLLIVPIEEFNNENHVLLSSLDETVIQHGQAFNLGIHKYPGNYEPRGHKYIVDFEYEPVYTLTYRVGGVVLKKEIVLVHNEDQVVIRYTLVDAHSETLLRLKPFLAYRNVNSLCKANMMANTKYELVENGIRSKLYNGFPYLHMQLSKGNEFVATPDWYKNIEYMEEENRGYDFREDLFVPGYFEVPIKKGESIIFSASTVPAATGRLKSKFQKLVDARAPRNSFVNCLKYSASQFVVKEGKDTEIIAGYPWFGAWGRDTFIALPGVTLSAAGDTRTCKDVLDTMSRQLCNGLFPNVGKGKNAAYNSVDAPMWYFKALQEYGEAIGDTALIWKNYGSRMKSILTAYRAGVNAYVQMHENGLIWADEPGKALTWMDAIVNGRPVTPRGGYQVEINALWYNAVCYTLKLAQEAGDTKFVNAWEQMPERIKDSFLKIFWNEEKEYLADYVSQEGQNIFVRPNQVIACSLEYSMLTDEMKRKILDVVKRELLTPRGLRTLSPKNPNYKGLYGGSQPDRDEAYHQGTVWPWLTGPYIEANFRLYGTSFASKAKELLAGFEEDMTLYGVCSVSEVYDGNPPYAPNGCISQAWSVGEILRGLALIHKFEKGASKGKKK
- a CDS encoding glycosyltransferase family 4 protein → MKTRVLMFGWEFPPHIAGGLGTACLGLTKGLAKQGVEVLFVMPKASGDEDQSAARIINASDVEALFDVVDIEEYWKNINFMEIGSNLIPYMDPERFEREVNEQLKTGHQENRIGFKNKYTFSGKYGANLMEEVARYAIVAATIARQQQFDVIHAHDWLTYAAGIAAKKVSGKPLVIHVHATEFDRSGENVNQLVFDLERQGMLAADRVITVSNLTRNIVVNRYGIDPAKVVTVHNAVDFQSYKDMNVERGVKEKVVTFLGRITYQKGPEYFIEAAHKVLKAYPDVRFVMAGSGDLMNRSIRRVAKLRMATHFHFTGFLRGQDVQKMFAQSDVYVMPSVSEPFGISPLEAMRSGVPTIISKQSGVAEVLKHALKVDFWDVDALADAIYGLLKYPALSQMSGRCGLEEVNTLKWENAAYLLKQIYEDVKK